A single genomic interval of Pithys albifrons albifrons isolate INPA30051 chromosome 11, PitAlb_v1, whole genome shotgun sequence harbors:
- the ATG4B gene encoding cysteine protease ATG4B isoform X2, translating to MDAATLTYDTLRFEYEDFPETKEPVWILGRKYSVFTEKEEILLDVTSRLWFTYRKNFPAIGGTGPTSDTGWGCMLRCGQMIFAQALVCRHLGRDWRWIKGKRQMDNYYNVLNAFIDKKDSYYSIHQIAQMGVGEGKSIGQWYGPNTVAQVLKKLATFDTWSSLAVHIAMDNTVVMEEIWRLCQSNLPCAGAAACPALESDVLYNGYPEEPGLRDRLVLWKPLVLLIPLRLGLTEINEAYIETLKHCFMMPQSLGVIGGKPNSAHYFIGYVGEELIYLDPHTTQPAVEPSDSSCLPDETFHCQHPPCRMSIAELDPSIAVGFFCNTEADFNDWCQQIKKLALVRGALPMFELVERQPSHFSNPDVLNLTPDSSDADRLERFFDSEDEDFEILSL from the exons cTACTCTGACCTACGACACCCTCAGGTTCGAGTATGAGGATTTCCCTGAGACCAAAGAACCTGTCTGGATCCTGGGCCGGAAATACAGTGTTTTTACAG agaaggaagagatcCTGTTGGATGTGACCTCTCGGCTGTGGTTCACCTACAGAAAGAACTTCCCTGCTATTG GAGGCACAGGCCCCACCTCTGACACGGGCTGGGGCTGCATGCTGCGCTGTGGCCAGATGATCTTCGCCCAGGCCTTGGTCTGCAGGCACCTGGGAAGAG ACTGGAGGTGGATAAAAGGGAAGAGGCAGATGGATAATTACTACAACGTTCTTAATGCCTTCATTGACAAAAAAGACAGCTACTACTCCATTCACCAGATAg cccagatgggagTCGGAGAGGGAAAATCCATAGGCCAGTGGTATGGCCCCAACACGGTCGCACAGGTGCTCAA AAAACTTGCAACTTTTGATACGTGGAGTTCCCTGGCAGTACATATAGCCATGGACAACACAGTAGTGATGGAAGAAATCT GGCGGCTGTGCCAGTCCAACCTGCcgtgtgctggagctgcagcatgtCCTGCCCTGGAGTCAGACGTGCTCTATAACGGGTACCCAGAGGAACCAGGGCTTAGAGACAGGCTTGTGCTGTGGAAACCACTGGTGCTGCTGATACCTCTCCGCCTCGGGCTCACAGAGATCAATGAAGCCTATATTGAAACACTAAAG cactgcttcATGATGCCCCAGTCCCTGGGAGTGATCGGAGGGAAGCCAAACAGTGCTCATTACTTCATTGGCTATGTAG gtgagGAGCTCATTTACCTGGATCCCCACACCACACAGCCAGCAGTGGAGCCCAGTGACAGCAGCTGCCTCCCAGATGAGACCTTCCACTGCCAGCACCCTCCGTGCAGGATGAGCATCGCCGAGCTCGACCCCTCCATCGCCGTG gGCTTTTTCTGCAACACAGAGGCAGACTTTAATGACTGGTGCCAACAAATCAAAAAG cTGGCCCTGGTCAGGGGAGCACTGCCAATGTTTGAGCTGGTGGAGCGCCAGCCCTCACACTTCTCCAACCCTGATGTCCTGAATCTCACACCAG ACTCCTCGGATGCCGACAGATTGGAAAGGTTCTTTGACTCAGAAGATGAAGACTTTGAAATCCTGTCCCTTTGA
- the ATG4B gene encoding cysteine protease ATG4B isoform X1, whose protein sequence is MGDVPMGQRSRGPHTIPSVSKTPGKQGCLPQATLTYDTLRFEYEDFPETKEPVWILGRKYSVFTEKEEILLDVTSRLWFTYRKNFPAIGGTGPTSDTGWGCMLRCGQMIFAQALVCRHLGRDWRWIKGKRQMDNYYNVLNAFIDKKDSYYSIHQIAQMGVGEGKSIGQWYGPNTVAQVLKKLATFDTWSSLAVHIAMDNTVVMEEIWRLCQSNLPCAGAAACPALESDVLYNGYPEEPGLRDRLVLWKPLVLLIPLRLGLTEINEAYIETLKHCFMMPQSLGVIGGKPNSAHYFIGYVGEELIYLDPHTTQPAVEPSDSSCLPDETFHCQHPPCRMSIAELDPSIAVGFFCNTEADFNDWCQQIKKLALVRGALPMFELVERQPSHFSNPDVLNLTPDSSDADRLERFFDSEDEDFEILSL, encoded by the exons cTACTCTGACCTACGACACCCTCAGGTTCGAGTATGAGGATTTCCCTGAGACCAAAGAACCTGTCTGGATCCTGGGCCGGAAATACAGTGTTTTTACAG agaaggaagagatcCTGTTGGATGTGACCTCTCGGCTGTGGTTCACCTACAGAAAGAACTTCCCTGCTATTG GAGGCACAGGCCCCACCTCTGACACGGGCTGGGGCTGCATGCTGCGCTGTGGCCAGATGATCTTCGCCCAGGCCTTGGTCTGCAGGCACCTGGGAAGAG ACTGGAGGTGGATAAAAGGGAAGAGGCAGATGGATAATTACTACAACGTTCTTAATGCCTTCATTGACAAAAAAGACAGCTACTACTCCATTCACCAGATAg cccagatgggagTCGGAGAGGGAAAATCCATAGGCCAGTGGTATGGCCCCAACACGGTCGCACAGGTGCTCAA AAAACTTGCAACTTTTGATACGTGGAGTTCCCTGGCAGTACATATAGCCATGGACAACACAGTAGTGATGGAAGAAATCT GGCGGCTGTGCCAGTCCAACCTGCcgtgtgctggagctgcagcatgtCCTGCCCTGGAGTCAGACGTGCTCTATAACGGGTACCCAGAGGAACCAGGGCTTAGAGACAGGCTTGTGCTGTGGAAACCACTGGTGCTGCTGATACCTCTCCGCCTCGGGCTCACAGAGATCAATGAAGCCTATATTGAAACACTAAAG cactgcttcATGATGCCCCAGTCCCTGGGAGTGATCGGAGGGAAGCCAAACAGTGCTCATTACTTCATTGGCTATGTAG gtgagGAGCTCATTTACCTGGATCCCCACACCACACAGCCAGCAGTGGAGCCCAGTGACAGCAGCTGCCTCCCAGATGAGACCTTCCACTGCCAGCACCCTCCGTGCAGGATGAGCATCGCCGAGCTCGACCCCTCCATCGCCGTG gGCTTTTTCTGCAACACAGAGGCAGACTTTAATGACTGGTGCCAACAAATCAAAAAG cTGGCCCTGGTCAGGGGAGCACTGCCAATGTTTGAGCTGGTGGAGCGCCAGCCCTCACACTTCTCCAACCCTGATGTCCTGAATCTCACACCAG ACTCCTCGGATGCCGACAGATTGGAAAGGTTCTTTGACTCAGAAGATGAAGACTTTGAAATCCTGTCCCTTTGA